From one Suricata suricatta isolate VVHF042 chromosome 8, meerkat_22Aug2017_6uvM2_HiC, whole genome shotgun sequence genomic stretch:
- the LUZP1 gene encoding leucine zipper protein 1, whose product MAEFTSYKDTASSRHLRFKLQSLSRRLDELEEATKNLQKAEDELLDLQDKVIQAEGSNSSMLAEIEVLRQRVLRIEGKDEEIKRAEDLCQLMKEKLEEEENLTRELKSEIERLQKRMAELEKLEEAFGRSKNDCTQLCLSLNEERNLTKKISAELEMLRVKVKELESSEDRLDKTEQSLVSELEKLKSLTLSFVSERKYLNEKEKENEKLIKELTQKLEQNKKMNRDYSRNASNLLERNDLRIEDGISSTLPCKESRRKGALDYLKQVENETRNKSENEKNRNQEDNKVKDLNQEIERLKTQIKHFESLEEELKKMRAKNNDLQDNYLSEQNKNKLLASQLEEIKLQIKKQKELENGEVEGEEAFLSSKGRHERTKLRVHGNEASVSKHTPRELSPQQKRERHRNRDIALHNENCSLGNRQVSSPSFSNRRAAKASNVGASTDSGTQETRRTEDRFVSGSSQSEGKKSREQPSVLSRYPPAAQEHSKAWKSAPKPGTESGLKGKVEKTTRTFSDNSTHGSVPSDILGRADKASDASAEALFGKRGQVPGTGSQVTQAADCGSPKAVGALASSRGSSSEGLSKGKKAASGLEVDTSSPNSKPQLFSKYPYNSRSQENILQGLSTPSKEGVDQPGAAVMEESSQHEALRCRVLKSSGREKPDSDDDMDVTSLVTAKLVNTTITPEPELKHQPNPREKAKSRGGLRTSLFENDKDAGTESESVKSGRASTNAMEFPDANSAGVKSQRPFSPREALRSRAIIKPVIIDKDVKKIMGGSGTEATTEKQKSTSKPGPNKVTSSITIYPSDSSSPRAALGEAPRERHTSTSNIQVGPAELTSVSNHVSSPFELSIHKHDIALQFTEAERMGDGSLKNKPETVVSRSSIIIKPSDPVERNSHVPPAETIRWKSHSAPSEVGSSDARHVTVRNAWKSRRDLNSLEDPPTRTGRNVEATNAYTQRASTDCSDFVQPRSYLCDQGARRAGNSGDAPELTSRRTQSSLTVAEAVTRRNRVGDAATAAAWNHSAGVEEGDDCTLSGHRRLHSSVERSELLAKQGLPEPGRARAEERLRPARPCAEDN is encoded by the exons ATGGCTGAATTTACAAGCTACAAGGATACTGCCTCTAGCCGCCACTTGCGGTTTAAGTTACAGAGTCTAAGTCGCCGCCTCGATGAGTTGGAGGAAGCCACAAAAAACCTCCAGAAAGCAGAGGACGAGCTCCTGGATCTCCAGGACAAGGTGATTCAGGCGGAGGGCAGCAACTCCAGTATGTTGGCGGAGATTGAAGTGTTGCGCCAGCGAGTGCTGAGAATCGAAGgcaaagatgaggaaattaagagaGCAGAGGACCTGTGCCAGCTGATGAAGGAGAAGCTCGAAGAGGAAGAAAACCTCACCCGGGAGCTGAAATCTGAGATTGAACGGCTTCAGAAACGAATGGCTGAACTGGAGAAACTGGAGGAGGCCTTTGGCAGGAGTAAGAATGACTGTACCCAACTCTGTCTGAGCCTGAATGAGGAGAGAAACCTGACAAAGAAGATCTCCGCTGAGCTGGAAATGCTCAGGGTCAAAGTGAAAGAACTGGAATCTTCTGAGGACCGCCTGGATAAAACTGAGCAGAGTTTAGTGTCAGAGCtagaaaaactgaaatcattaACTCTGAGCTTTGTAAGTGAGAGAAAATACTTGAacgaaaaggagaaagagaatgagaaactgATAAAAGAGCTCACTCAAAAACTGGAgcagaacaaaaaaatgaaccGAGATTATTCAAGGAATGCTTCTAATCTTCTGGAAAGGAATGACCTGCGGATTGAGGATGGGATCTCCTCCACACTTCCGTGCAAAGAATCAAGAAGGAAGGGCGCTCTGGACTATCTAAAGCAGGTAGAGAACGAAAcaagaaacaaatcagaaaacGAAAAGAACCGAAATCAAGAAGACAACAAAGTTAAAGATCTCAACCAAGAGATTGAGAGACTCAAGACACAAATCAAACATTTTGAATCTTTGGAAGAAGAACTTAAGAAAATGAGGGCCAAAAATAATGATCTTCAGGATAATTACctaagtgaacaaaataaaaacaaactcttaGCCAGTCAGCTGGAGGAGATAAAGctacaaatcaagaaacagaaagagttaGAGAATGGGGAGGTAGAAGGGGAAGAGGCGTTCCTGTCCAGCAAAGGCAGACACGAGAGGACTAAGTTAAGAGTCCATGGGAATGAGGCATCTGTGTCCAAGCACACACCGCGGGAACTGTCCCCTCAGCAGAAGCGGGAGAGGCACCGAAACAGAGATATTGCACTCCACAATGAAAACTGTTCTCTGGGCAATAGGCAGGTCTCCTCTCCCAGTTTCTCCAATAGGAGGGCAGCCAAAGCTTCCAACGTCGGGGCCAGTACAGACAGCGGGACTCAGGAGACAAGGAGAACTGAAGATCGATTTGTATCTGGCTCTTCTCAGAGTGAAGGGAAGAAGTCCAGGGAGCAGCCTTCGGTGCTTAGCCGCTACCCGCCTGCTGCTCAGGAGCACAGTAAAGCATGGAAGAGTGCTCCCAAACCGGGTACTGAGAGTGGGTTGAAGGGAAAAGTGGAGAAGACTACACGGACATTTAGTGATAATAGCACCCATGGTTCTGTTCCCAGTGACATACTGGGTAGAGCTGACAAGGCTTCTGATGCCTCTGCTGAGGCCCTCTTTGGCAAGAGGGGGCAGGTACCTGGCACTGGAAGTCAGGTGACTCAGGCTGCAGATTGTGGCAGTCCTAAGGCAGTTGGAGCTCTGGCCTCATCTCGAGGATCTTCCTCAGAAGGGCTGTCCAAGGGCAAAAAGGCTGCCAGTGGCCTGGAGGTTGATACCAGTTCCCCAAATTCTAAGCCTCAACTTTTCTCAAAGTATCCTTATAATTCCAGAAGCCAAGAGAACATCCTTCAGGGCCTTTCAACCCCAAGTAAAGAAGGTGTTGATCAACCTGGAGCAGCTGTGATGGAAGAGAGCAGTCAGCATGAGGCCCTGAGGTGCCGAGTCCTCAAATCCAGTGGCAGAGAGAAGCCAGACTCAGATGACGACATGGATGTgacatctcttgttactgccaaACTGGTAAACACCACCATCACTCCAGAGCCAGAGCTCAAACACCAACCCAACCCTAGAGAGAAAGCCAAATCCCGAGGGGGACTCAGAACCTCCCTGTTTGAGAATGATAAAGATGCTGGGACAGAAAGTGAGTCAGTGAAATCTGGCAGAGCCTCCACCAATGCCATGGAGTTCCCAGATGCCAATAGTGCTGGGGTAAAAAGCCAGCGGCCCTTTAGCCCCAGAGAGGCCTTGCGGTCTAGAGCTATCATCAAACCCGTCATCATTGATaaggatgtaaaaaaaatcatgggaGGATCTGGAACTGAGGCCACAACGGAGAAGCAGAAATCCACCTCCAAACCAGGGCCAAACAAGGTGACGAGCAGCATAACTATCTACCCCTCTGACAGCAGCAGCCCCAGAGCCGCCCTGGGTGAGGCCCCGCGGGAAAGGCACACATCCACCAGCAATATCCAGGTTGGGCCGGCAGAGCTCACATCAGTTAGCAACCATGTCAGCTCCCCCTTTGAGCTCTCCATTCACAAACATGACATTGCCCTGCAGTTCACTGAAGCTGAGAGAATGGGAGATGGGTCCCTGAAGAACAAGCCAGAAACCGTGGTCTCTCGGAGCAGCATTATAATCAAGCCATCGGATCCTGTGGAGAGGAATAGCCATGTCCCCCCAGCGGAGACAATCAGGTGGAAAAGCCATAGTGCCCCTTCAGAAGTGGGCTCTTCAGATGCCAGACATGTTACTGTGCGGAATGCTTGGAAGAGTAGGCGAGACTTGAACTCTTTAGAAGACCCCCCAACTCGAACAGGTAGAAATGTGGAAGCTACCAACGCCTACACGCAGAGGGCCTCCACCGACTGTTCAGACTTTGTACAGCCCAGATCGTACCTTTGTGACCAGGGTGCTCGAAGGGCAGGAAATTCAGGGGATGCCCCTGAGCTCACCTCCAGAAGGACCCAGAGTAGCCTCACCGTGGCTGAGGCGGTGACTCGTCGGAATCGGGTGGGAGATGCTGCCACGGCTGCAGCCTGGAACCACTCGGCAGGCGTg GAGGAAGGTGACGACTGCACACTCAGTGGCCACAGGCGACTGCACAGCTCCGTGGAGCGGTCTGAACTGCTTGCGAAGCAGGGGCTGCCAGAGCCTGGGCGAGCCCGGGCGGAGGAACGGTTACGgcctgccaggccctgtgctgaggaCAACTGA